In one window of Gopherus evgoodei ecotype Sinaloan lineage chromosome 9, rGopEvg1_v1.p, whole genome shotgun sequence DNA:
- the CYSLTR1 gene encoding cysteinyl leukotriene receptor 1 yields MDTTENMTALSGSNSTCPFTIDDFRNKVYSTLYSMIAILGFVGNSFVLCVLIKTYRQKTAFQIYMLNLAVSDLLCVCTLPLRVVYYVHRGNWFFGDFLCRVSSYAFYVNLYCSILFMTAMSFSRCIAIVFPVQNLNLVTEKKSRLACVSIWIFVTLTSSPFLLSGSYEEGNKTKCFEPPKSSEMTSLLVLHYIALFVGFIIPFSVITICYAMIIKTLLKNSLKKNQSTHRKAIWMIIIVTAAFLVSFTPYHIQRTIHLHFLKRKDSSCEDILFMQKLVVITLSLAASNCCFDPLLYFFSGGNFRRRLSTFRKASSSSVILGPRKKLSLKEKDDELFQESHK; encoded by the coding sequence ATGGATACCACAGAAAATATGACCGCATTGTCTGGCAGCAACTCAACATGCCCTTTCACCATTGACGACTTCCGAAATAAAGTGTACTCCACGTTGTACTCCATGATTGCGATTCTGGGCTTTGTTGGAAATAGCTTTGTGCTGTGTGTCCTCATAAAAACGTATCGGCAGAAGACAGCCTTCCAGATCTACATGCTGAATCTTGCAGTGTCAGACCTCCTTTGTGTATGCACCCTGCCTCTTCGAGTAGTGTATTATGTTCACAGAGGCAACTGGTTCTTTGGTGACTTCTTATGCAGAGTTAGTTCTTATGCATTCTACGTCAACCTGTACTGTAGCATTTTATTCATGACAGCCATGAGCTTCTCTCGCTGCATAGCCATCGTTTTCCCCGTCCAGAATCTCAATTTGGTAACTGAGAAAAAATCCAGACTGGCATGTGTGAGCATTTGGATTTTTGTCACACTGACAAGTTCTCCATTTTTACTGAGTGGGTCTTACGAAGAAGGTAACAAGACAAAGTGCTTTGAACCTCCCAAAAGCAGTGAGATGACCAGTCTGCTGGTCCTACATTATATTGCGCTGTTTGTAGGCTTCATTATCCCCTTTAGTGTCATAACTATCTGTTATGCCATGATCATAAAGACTTTACTGAAGAATTCACTGAAGAAGAATCAGTCTACTCATAGGAAGGCCATCTGGATGATAATCATTGTAACAGCTGCCTTCCTGGTCAGCTTCACACCTTACCATATTCAGCGCACAATCCACCTTCACTTCCTGAAGAGGAAAGACTCCAGCTGTGAAGACATCCTTTTCATGCAGAAATTAGTAGTGATAACCCTATCCTTGGCAGCATCAAACTGCTGCTTTGACCCGCTCCTGTATTTCTTTTCAGGGGGCAACTTTCGGAGGAGACTTTCCACATTTAGAAAGGCTTCCTCCTCCAGTGTGATACTGGGACCCAGGAAAAAGTTATCATTAAAGGAGAAAGACGACGAGCTGTTTCAAGAAAGCCATAAATAA